The Phragmites australis chromosome 13, lpPhrAust1.1, whole genome shotgun sequence DNA window GAAGCGAATAATATATCAAACACGGAACTAGATAATCCATAGTAGAATACCTTGAACTTCAATGTTGTTGACCATGCAACACAAAAATCAGGTCGGCAATTGTAAGGAAGAGCCTCTTTCGGGGACTCTGCCACTGCATAAGATATTTGGCCAGAAAAATATTCTGTGTATTCAACCTACGATCCAATTCACAACACAAATGATAATCAATTGATCAACCAAACACATATAGCAAGCCTTCATGAATATTAAAAGTAAGATGAAAGATGAATGACAGGTGGTTAGCAGGCTGCAAGACTGCAAGTTGATGCACATAATGTAAAGGAGTTTTGTATTTTTCGTAAGCCTCATTAATCAAACTAGAAACTATGCTATCATTAATTATTGAGGGTTTAGTGCACATCAATAACACCTAAGAGTATTATACAGGCTAAAACCAGAGGCACAGAATGCGAGAATGGCTTCATAACTATAGGCATTTCACATTCGACTTAAACCTGAAAAATTATAACAAGTGGAAATTTTAGCCAGCCAGCAGCTTAACACAACACTTTTGAAAGTGCTTCTAGAGATGCAACCATGGAAGTACAATTATAGCACAAATTCTGACCTGGAAAATTGAAGTCCAGTAGTAATCATCATGGCAGCGGAATCTCCTATTACTCGATGGGTAAAAGATATGCTTAGCTCTATATTTCAACAATCCAAGCTCGCAAACTTTTGATGACCTAAGATCAACAGCTACAATGTACCAACAACCACATCAAGCAACAATGGTAAATTGTAGTCAACATAATTGCATCTAAACGTAAAGAAGTGCTAAGCAATCACATTCTAAGTATACTTGATGTGCAATGGAATCAATAACTAATAGAAGCCGAACGATTGGTAAAAGATTGTGTACATCACAAAATGGATTACATCTTAAACTTGCAGTAAGCACTTGGAGCGTAACAATAAAGCAGCTAATTGGTGGTATTGAATTCATCACTCTGAACAAATCACTGGGCCCTACAAACTGCAGCTATGCGAATAAATCGGGAAGGGAATAGGGACTGACCGGTGGAGAGGATGCGGCAGGTGGAGGGCATGGAGACGGAGGCAGTAGAGGAAAGGCCGCCGAGCGCGAGCCCGGCGATCCCgacgaggaaggagaagaggaatgACGCCGCGATGGTGAAGACCACCCCGAGGGCGCCGCGGACGGCGGACCTGGGCCGCCGCTGGCTCCTCTCCGCTGGATCCGCCccttcgccggcggcggcccgcGGCGAGGGCGCTGGAGGATCCATCACGTGGACCGGAGATCCATCGCTCTGATGCCGGCGATCGCCGGGCGCCGGCGGTGGGGGAGGGGAAGGTTAGTTGTGGGGAGGGGACGATTGGAATTGGGCACAGCGGCTGTGCACCTGCGGTTTTCTTGGGCTTATGGTGGCTGCGACTTGTAAGACTATTTTGGGCCGTACGTGCAGTGGCCTAGCACACCATGTGTTGTGTAGCATGGCTTTGCTCGATAAACTTCTCTATTTGCGTTTGTAAACAAGAATACAAGATAGAATAGTACTAGATGACAAATAAGGGTGTTTTTAAATTTCAGTGCCTGCAATTAAACAAGTTTTCAATCGACACGTCTCATCCGACGTCCATCACTCCATCGTTATTTCTTTCGCCTCTGATTGAAGCAGCTATGTATCTTCTTTCTTGGTCTCTGCTATTTCTCTACACTCGTGTCCTCATCCTTTCCGCATCTAGTCGTCTTCGGTGATACAGAGGACggtaagatcatctccaacagctaccttaaattttcatcctcaaaatactattacagcatctcttatcactattatagtatcccctatccctaacactgtagcagtactgtatcactggatacagACTCTGTTGGAGACAAATTTCCAGTACTACAGTacaccgcaaagtactgtagcactggaatttTCAAGTTTGCAGatcctgttggagatggcctaacgTTTTAAGAGgaaaatgaattaaaatattagaaatataaattaaattagttttaaaattttcataagATAAgactatatcaatttttatctaaatgtaatctagatttatctagtatatctACTTTACCATTTAAGAGGATTGTAATATATTTTAGTaagataaattgtaagtatgtaaatatgaaaacgtaaataaggtagagagataaattcgatacaagagatttttatcctacggtatcgatggcatgaatgttatccttagtccacgttgaagcttCACAAAAGATATGTTTCAAGTTGCTAAGTCTCTTTCGAttacggctcttgagctaccaaatcaAGACAAGTTTTTCAgcacgatgagtcaccaagccatcaaggtaaGATCCCACCACTAGCGTCATTTCCGATCATTTACtgtcatgatcacttcagagattgagccaccaaggtaataGTCTCCACGTCTCTATACACGTATTTTACCGCTACTCCATACTAAGTCAGAGagtcaacaagtttgagccaccaagacctaagataccgacgagtcaccaagactccaaggtgccgaaaTACCTCTCGGTAAAAACTAGAATCACTCTTTGATTCCTTTTTCAAGCTGTAGcatctagctacaactcactttaggcctataaacactaatcactcactaatcttatacttaattaccttagatgatcactttaaatattttggtggtttgaatatcttctcaaatgtatatgagcttcctttagACTCTAGTAGCATGCCACACATCTTCAAATAACTaagtgaagaggtatttataacctcaaatcTGTCAACTAGTCGTTTTCCCGACGGCTCAAAAAAACGGTTAACACTTgatgattcggtgagaacagtagtactaacactagatcatccggtgagtatagccTCAGAAACTAGTTGTTgaaaactccactcaatgcctatGTAAACATCAAACACTCCGATTTaacttcaaatccatcaccggatcttccggtgagttatcttaagcTATCTGAACATCTACAgtctctctatgtaaaatgctctggtgcattcatccttaGAGTACCGGAACTTCTGATAGGttgttctttattcttcaacattTACAgtcgtctctgcaagaaatactctgatgtgcacaaaccaaacaccgaaccatccggtgggttgatcttaaatcttctgcacttgcattatTCTCTACGGAAATACTACGGTGTTACTCAGTGTAaatcactggactattcggtgaggtccttagtcttctccccctttgttagaaGCACTCTAGTGAgtttaacacacagagcactGTATCATCCAGTGAAatcagccttcactttgcctctcGACAAAATACTCCTATGAGTTCAACCCCTGAACATCGGACTatttggtgaggtcaattctcctaggatttctctaattcaatcaaactttgttctgGTTACGGTGGCTTCTcgatatattgcatccatgatatctactgatatatatttttgacaaacatgttagtccctaatgactatattatcattaatcaccaaaatcacagtcATGATCTAATATGGTTATTTTTGCTACATGTAGTGTCCTCACCGCCAGATCCACGCCTGTGGCCCCCATTGCGCTAACTCGGTTCCGTCAGAACCGTCAACTTGCTTCCCTCACCTCAGCACTTGCCCATATG harbors:
- the LOC133889698 gene encoding uncharacterized protein LOC133889698, whose protein sequence is MDPPAPSPRAAAGEGADPAERSQRRPRSAVRGALGVVFTIAASFLFSFLVGIAGLALGGLSSTASVSMPSTCRILSTAVDLRSSKVCELGLLKYRAKHIFYPSSNRRFRCHDDYYWTSIFQVEYTEYFSGQISYAVAESPKEALPYNCRPDFCVAWSTTLKFKVNESYSCRYTLGSNKADIHSDKLFNCTAEEPSTREMLKRILILFSESYMSEDFSSERMLGYVAAGVVLGMLSSMFITILLRSFYGLLLAAARWAVRKHSIRVFAGRVKRACLLVAYVSAVGWITLQYSKFIGLKELLLDSELLERFF